From the Euphorbia lathyris chromosome 6, ddEupLath1.1, whole genome shotgun sequence genome, one window contains:
- the LOC136232887 gene encoding carbon catabolite repressor protein 4 homolog 4 isoform X2, which yields MSTSQSPICPKFVSVEGADIHSRSKPDGFRFSLVSYNILAQAYVKSSFFPHSPSPCLKWKSRSKAMLTVLKNLEADFLCLQELDEYDSFYKQNIETRGCSSIYIQRSGQKRDGCGIFYNNNCADLILEDRIEYNDLVNLVEDESCVSGDKPADTCITGSEVKNDEPKNGTSSKTSREDRGDPNDPLVRLKRDCVGIMAAFKLKDSYHSIVIVANTHLYWDPEWADVKLAQAKYLLSRLSKFKSLVSEKFECTPSVVVAGDFNSTPGDKVYQYLVSGNASLGSTECLEEVPVPLCSVHDHTRGGEPPFTNCTPGFTDTIDYIFFSPDDRIKPDDVEAGSGRRHTSSRVVTASARRQREEQLRFMADAQRAHAAEEERVGGQDVAGDVEMEGDDSIPPPSSDTIPVPRDEGSRRTIFFYRRIVFW from the exons GCTTACGTGAAGAGTTCTTTCTTTCCACATTCTCCATCACCTTGTCTCAA GTGGAAGTCTCGTTCAAAGGCAATGTTAACTGTTCTCAAGAACCTTGAAGCTGACTTCCTTTGCCTACAG GAGCTGGATGAGTATGATAGCTTTTACAAGCAGAATATTGAGACCCGTGGCTGTTCCAGTATTTATATTCAGAGAAGTGGGCAAAAGCGTGATGGTTGTGGAATTTTTTATAACAACAATTG TGCAGATTTGATCTTAGAGGACCGGATAGAGTATAATGATCTTGTGAACTTAGTTGAGGATGAATCTTGTGTATCTGGAGATAAACCAGCTGATACATGTATCACTGGCAGTGAGGTTAAAAATGATGAACCTAAGAATG GTACCTCATCAAAAACTAGTCGTGAAGATCGTGGAGATCCCAATGATCCTCTTGTAAGATTAAAACGGGACTGTGTTGGAATCATGGCAGCATTCAAACTCAAGGATTCTTATCATAGTATTGTTATTGTTGCAAACACACACCTTTATTG GGATCCAGAATGGGCTGATGTCAAGCTTGCTCAAGCTAAATATCTTCTGTCACGCTTATCTAAATTTAAGAGTTTAGTTTCTGAGAAATTTGAATGTACACCCTCCGTTGTTGTGGCTGGCGACTTCAATTCAACACCAGGCGACAAG GTGTACCAGTATCTTGTATCAGGCAATGCTTCACTTGGTTCAACAGAATGTTTGGAAGAAGTTCCTGTACCTTTATGCAGTGTTCATGATCATACAAGAGGAGGTGAACCACCATTCACAAATTGTACCCCTGGCTTCACAGATACTATTGATTATATATTCTTTTCTCCTGATGACAGAATAAAACCT GATGATGTTGAGGCGGGTTCTGGCCGCAGGCATACATCTTCACGTGTTGTTACTGCCTCTGCTCGACGGCAGCGGGAGGAGCAGCTGCGATTCATGGCGGACGCCCAGAGGGCACATGCAGCAGAGGAGGAGCGTGTCGGAGGTCAGGATGTGGCGGGTGATGTAGAGATGGAGGGAGATGACTCTATACCTCCTCCTAGTTCTGATACTATCCCCGTACCTcgtgacgaggggtcgagacggACGATTTTCTTCTACCGCAGGATCGTCTTTTG gtag
- the LOC136233826 gene encoding mitochondrial inner membrane protein OXA1-like — protein sequence MAYIRSLSTRANLLTRQCHPSIGYVLHHDDDSKHDPIPKGPSSQGTSNFLQHRGFVSGFTNSSLLGYVKCIDFSLSPTIGIGASFSRHMSTTTGEGTDKIELVTDVSDVLSDTTVQAVASQAPALNEVAIAAADSFFPVAALQHFIDAVHSFTGLNWWASIALTTLVVRVAVLPLVLKQQKATSQLTQFKQRLGEIHQKLRDGGLDMYEGNEQLLTLFKEYGVTLWFAQLKGVLIYGSVFICFFLAISNMAEKVPSFKGGGVYWFLDLSTPDTLYIFPVLTALTFWIALKYDFQKGGEGNPLAPALKIIAKAIAVLTVPFTMGFPKAIFCYWLTSNIFSIAYSRALKVPRVKKFLGLPEMHVPPPTSSASQPSFSGLTDRRQALSSILEQIKAGQNSSTASPPVESTSKVPDQRISSNLVMSRRIKSLEKQVQGSKKNKKR from the exons ATGGCTTACATCCGCAGCCTCTCAACCAGGGCAAACCTTCTTACACGACAATGCCACCCGTCAATTGGTTACGTTCTTCATCATGATGATGATAGCAAACATGATCCCATCCCCAAAGGACCATCTTCGCAGGGGACTAGCAATTTCTTACAACATAGGGGTTTTGTAAGTGGCTTTACTAATTCATCCCTACTTGGTTACGTCAAATGCATTGATTTCTCTCTTTCACCAACAATTGGAATTGGGGCTTCCTTTTCTCGGCATATGTCAACCACTACTGGTGAAGGGACGGACAAAATTGAGTTGGTGACTGATGTCTCTGATGTTCTTTCTGATACCACTGTACAAGCTGTTGCCTCGCAGGCACCTGCTCTCAATGAAGTTGCTATTGCTGCTGCTGATTCTTTTTTCCCTGTTGCTGCACTTCAACATTTTATTGATGCTGTCCATTCCTTTACCGGCTTGAACTG GTGGGCTTCTATTGCGTTAACAACTCTAGTCGTTAGAGTGGCAGTCCTCCCACTTGTGCTAAAGCAACAGAAAGCTACTTCACAACTCACG CAATTCAAACAACGTTTGGGGGAGATACACCAAAAGTTGCGAGATGGG GGCTTGGATATGTATGAGGGCAACGAACAACTGCTGACGCTTTTCAAAGA ATATGGTGTGACTCTTTGGTTTGCACAATTGAAGGGGGTGTTGATTTACGGTTCTGTCTTTATCTGTTTCTTCTTAGCG ATCTCAAACATGGCAGAAAAGGTGCCATCGTTTAAAGGCGGTGGAGTATATTGGTTTCTTGATTTGAGTACTCCTGATACTCTATACATCTTTCCGGTTTTAACAGCATTAACATTCTGGATAGCTCTGAAG TACGACTTTCAAAAGGGTGGGGAAGGAAATCCACTCGCTCCTGCCTTGAAAATAATAGCTAAGGCAATTGCTGTTTTGACAGTTCCCTTCACCATGGGATTCCCTAAG GCTATATTTTGTTATTGGTTAACATCCAACATATTCTCGATCGCCTACAGCAGGG CACTTAAGGTTCCACGGGTGAAGAAGTTCTTGGGCCTTCCTGAAATGCATGTTCCTCCTCCAACCAGTAGTGCTTCGCAGCCGTCTTTCAGTGGATTGACAGACCGAAGACAAGCCCTTTCCTCGATACTGGAGCAAATCAAAGCAGGACAAAATTCTTCGACTGCATCACCACCTGTTGAATCAACATCCAAGGTTCCCGATCAAAGAATATCATCAAATCTGGTTATGAGTCGGAGGATTAAAAGTCTGGAGAAACAAGTGCAGGgaagtaagaaaaacaagaagAGGTGA